Proteins found in one Candidatus Methylomirabilota bacterium genomic segment:
- a CDS encoding proteasome activator, whose protein sequence is MAEHSPDPNAMSAQDPDNQSNKPVLFVPPSPEIQRPGKLLRIAAMVRELLGDVRASTPDEAGRKRLREVYDRALSALREGLSDELQQELDTLTIPLEGTPSASEIRLAQAQLVGWLEGLFQGIQAAMWAQHMQAQAQVEEMRRRGLALHGGGDDGRRVIEPGQYL, encoded by the coding sequence ATGGCCGAGCACAGTCCAGACCCGAACGCGATGTCGGCGCAGGACCCCGACAACCAGTCCAACAAGCCGGTGCTGTTCGTGCCGCCGTCCCCCGAGATCCAGCGTCCCGGCAAGCTCCTGCGCATCGCGGCGATGGTGCGCGAGCTGCTCGGCGACGTCCGCGCCTCCACGCCGGACGAAGCCGGCCGCAAGCGGCTGCGCGAGGTCTACGACCGCGCGCTCTCGGCGCTCCGCGAGGGGCTCTCGGACGAGCTCCAGCAGGAGCTCGACACGCTCACGATCCCCCTCGAGGGCACGCCGAGCGCATCGGAGATCCGCCTGGCGCAGGCGCAGCTGGTCGGCTGGCTCGAGGGGCTGTTCCAGGGCATCCAGGCCGCGATGTGGGCGCAGCACATGCAGGCGCAAGCCCAAGTCGAGGAGATGCGGCGCCGTGGCCTGGCACTGCATGGCGGCGGCGACGACGGCCGGCGCGTGATCGAGCCGGGGCAGTATCTGTAG